From one Staphylococcus kloosii genomic stretch:
- the mscL gene encoding large conductance mechanosensitive channel protein MscL produces MLREFKEFALKGNVLDLAVAVVMGAAFNKIITALVTYIIMPLIGLIFGTVDFAKSWSFMGIKYGMFIQSIIDFLIIAFALFVFVKIANTLMKKEEEVELEEEAVLLTEIRDILREKN; encoded by the coding sequence ATGTTAAGAGAATTTAAAGAGTTTGCCTTAAAAGGTAACGTTCTAGACTTAGCCGTTGCGGTAGTAATGGGTGCAGCTTTCAACAAAATTATCACTGCGTTAGTTACATACATTATCATGCCATTAATTGGTTTGATCTTTGGTACAGTTGATTTTGCAAAAAGCTGGTCGTTCATGGGCATTAAATACGGTATGTTTATTCAATCAATCATCGACTTCTTAATCATTGCATTCGCATTATTCGTATTCGTTAAAATTGCTAATACATTAATGAAAAAAGAAGAAGAAGTAGAACTTGAAGAAGAAGCTGTATTACTTACTGAAATTAGAGATATATTACGTGAAAAAAATTAA